The Etheostoma cragini isolate CJK2018 chromosome 10, CSU_Ecrag_1.0, whole genome shotgun sequence nucleotide sequence GTGTAGCCCATCTTGGTGATGTCAGCCTCAAGGTCGCGTTGCCAGGTGTTTCTTGGCCCCATCTCCTCTTCCTGATTTCTTCAGGAAATCAGAAAGGTTACTTCTACTGTACCATTATGTTTTTCACCTGTGGAATTTCCTGACCCCCACTGTTTTTTCACACCAACAGCAGCTGAAATTATGAAACAGAAATTATGTAGACATAAAATAAGAATGtagtattttttatgtaatgttgttGTATAGAGACGGTACACAGCGGAAAGAAAATTGCATTGGCATTCTGTGACCACACGCTGGTTCCTGAAACATtatcaaatagaaaaaaacaacaggtaCAATGTAGCACTTAAGTAAGCAAATGTTCTAATTAACAGCACAATGACAGTTACCTTCAATGTCCAGTTTTGATCCGTTTCCAGAAAATATCTCCCCACATGTGGCCACAGCAAATTAATAAGTCCCGCCATCATAGGAACTGACGTTCCTTTAAGAAGCTGCagatacatttttgtctttgccCTCTGGATTCTTTTCATGATCTTCAACACTGTTTCCTTGAGTATAATTGAAACCTGGGCCATATTGATGGGATCCAGctctgaaacaaaacacactttgtTCCTACGGACACGTCTTGTTCTCAGAGTCAGAGAGGACTGAACACTGCAGAGTCACTGAATCTCCTGGACCGACTGGATCAGGTGGAGGGACAGCAGTGGGATCATGTTCTGGTactgggaaataaaaaaaaaaaaaaattaaaattaaaaagcttaaactaaaatacaactgttaatatatttattttaatcaaagttGTAATAAAAGTTAGGAATGCATTAACCTTCAACTTCAGGTGTGCTCCTTTCAAAAAATTTGAAGTTTTGTTGATGTATGAAGTATGTATTGAAGATTTTTTATACAGTAGTAAACTGCAGTATCACTTAGCCTTGCTTAAGCAATATGCAGAACAAATGTTCTGGACTTTTCTGTGGCTGTAATGCGAGGATTACTCTCAAAGCTAAATGTTTTACCTAAGACTTTAGGATATTCTCCAGAAACGAGCTTGATCCAAAACAAGTTTCCCGTGGACTTGCGAGTACAAGTCAGTCTCACATCACTTCCCACACTAACAGTCCTATAAAGCTGACATTTCCACATATACTTACGCCCCACTCTGACCATCAGCAATGAATGTGAAACatcacaaaatttaaaaaaaagtaaaagtaaaagatgTTTAACTCAACTCCTGGTTGTAGCTCCATCTACAAATAAATCTCTCCACATGTGGCTACAGCACAGTAGTAAGTGCCAGAATCACGTTCTTGGAAAAACGATAAACAAAACTCTTCTGACTGTTAGATATCTTGTCACATTCATCATGTCTTCTTTCATCAGTGTAGATGATGTCTGAATGAGATTTATCTGATCCGGCTCTGAACCAGAACACACTGTCATCTCCTGGACACGTCTAGTTCCCAAAGTCGGAGAGGACTGAACACTGGAAAGAGTCTCCTGGATAGACTGCAAAAGATACGGTCGGCCactgaaaaacagtaaagtgTGATGTCCTCTGGTTGTGGATTTCCAAGCACAACCTACGGGAGTAATTGACAGTCCACTTAATCTGTTTAGATGAGTATGTGttggacacacacaggaacatgtCTAATGTTAAGTGGTTGAAAAGATTATTGTCAAATAATTAAGACAGCATTTGCTAAACTTAGTACAAGTAGACCATATTTACCTTTAATAACCATATGTCCGACTCCAAACTAGACTTGCCCATCTTCTTGGATTGTGATCAGAATAGTCAGGTTGCTTAAATTGTTATCATTGTTTATTTCCAATCTTGATGCAGACAACTCTGGTGCATACTCAGGTTTTGTAGATTTAGGTACTGTCACGATTAATTTCAGAGTTTCCCCGGCCCTCTGCTTGTACCAGTCGAGCTGTGGACGGTCAATCTCCTTACAAGGCAGTGCACATGTGAAGGTTGCAggttcaccaagtcaaattgcGGTTACTGGAACTagcaaattgaaaataaataaataaataaataaataattaattaattaattaataatgaattagTTAATACATACTTAACTTATTACTTAAATGACTATTAGTATTTGATGTCTAACATGTATCATGCAAACCTCCATAGCTAGTATCTAGTTGTCAGGCATTATTAACTGAATACTTGAACAGAATAAAATTGCAGTTACATCCTTGATGAAAAACAAGCATGTAACCCATAAGAGGATTATCTTGGCATTGGGTCTTGTGAGGAGACCTGGTTATTTTATGAGTGAAGGATCTTATCCGATGCATCTTGCATCTGATTGGTAATCACAAACATACAATCAAAGTGCATTTACTGCCACACTGGCTTTTTTCCTGTTCTGTGTGAAGCATATCATCTATCATTCTCATCAATTCACTAAActatttgattttaataaacatgcctgttttttttagttcagtTACTCTTTAGAGAAAActctgaaattgtcattttacttttcttttcctaTATAATTGGCTGGTAACATCTTGTAAATCTGTAACCAGGAATTATAATTTTTCTGATTTAGAGACCAGCATGGACATTTCACTGCCCCTTTAACAGTCCCTGTAGGCTATGTAgcttttcaaatgatgtatcATATGAACGTTTGAgaatttctttgaaaatgatgaaaatgatgaGAGGCTGCtatttaattattatgaatGTTAATGATATCATCAGACAACATCTGACTATCAttcgctgtttttttttagaaccaAGGACAGCACAGTGTAATGAGTGTAGGAGAGCCAACACTGGGTTTATGTGCTGCCCACTCTTAATGGACTTTCTCAGCCCTTAAACCACGTTACCCAACTTCCTGCTTTGCGCCTGTCAGAATGAATAGGGCCACTAAAGGGCAACGCATCGTAATTGCTGCTTGTGTGAGGACAGTCTCTTTACACAACATCATACATTTTAACCTGCTAGTGGCATTAGATGAAAAGTAATGGGAACACCGAATGTGCAAGCATGCATCCACTGGGGGCCACGAATGtctgttcaaaataaacttaGTGCTCGGTGGAACCTGTTGTTTCCCTGATTGATTTAAACACTATTTAGATCTTAAGTTTATTTGTGCTTAACATATAAACCATTTTTAAGATTAAGCTCCCAAAAAGCCAGATTAGGTCAGATGCATTATAACCCTTTTGAAAGTTTTAATAAACTgcacaaaaactaaacaataaatGACAACAATTCAACAATTTATATCCAAATTGGTAGCTTTTTAATGGGGTTATTTTTGCATAATactgtttgattttctttgcTGAAGTAACAGGACTCAGACATATTATTACATGTTTGCAAACAGATTGGCGAAATTGTATTGATCTCATGcatattatttataaaacatCTTTAAGTGTATGGATACGTTCACATGGAGTACATTTTCTTACACAGTGTGccacaaaaaaatatcaatagaATCAATGAGCAAATTCATTATGTAGATTGTTAATTGTTACAAAAAGCTCTAACATCACTGTAGATTGTCTCATCCTTTGCTGTTGCATTTTTTCTCCCTGCATTGGTGGCTTTTCTCCTGGTAAAGTTCGGTGTACAATAAACCAAAGAGTCACCGTGGCtctgataaaagaaagttcaaaATTGAAGATGAGAGAGTAGATTCCaatgcatacacatatacagagtAGCAGCATCTTTACATTTCTCACCTGCTCACTTTGCTGATTATGGCTGGCTGTAGCAGCATTTTGCAGAGTCATGGCAGCTGTAATATTAAAACCATAAGTTGTAGTAAGAAAGCATTATTTGGATCTCTATATCTTGAAGATACATGATACTGCATTTGTCTTATACACAGCAGAAATGTGAATCCAATTATGTTTTggtaaaactgtttaaatgattGGTGAGTAACGTCTCTTACCGTTGCAACAATCACAGGATTTATTCCTGATGGCATAAACAAGGAAGGCTATAACTACTAGAGCTACAGCCAAAGCAACACACAGCAGAAAGATAACTGTGTTGTTCTGTGAATCACACGTGCCAACAACTGAAACATTATGAAGAGAAACACATAAGCAAAGTTAAGAAATAGTAATaaatcatttacattattaGATAAGATGGTGGTAATTAAACCATAACATAGAAATACGTTGCTGTTACCTTCACTGTCCAGTTTTACTCCATTTCCAAATAATATCTCTCCACATGTGGCCACAGCACAGTAATAAGTCCCAGTGTCAGAAGCGCTGATGTTCTTAGAGAAACTGTAGATACATTTCTGTGGAGAGAGCGCTTCGGGACTCTTCTCACATCCATCACTATTGTTTCCTTGAGCGTAAACTAAACTGGGATGAGATGTATCTGATCCGGCTCTGAACCAGAACACACTGTGATTTCCTGGACACGTCTTGTTCTCTGAGTTGGAGAGGACTGAACACTGGAGAGCCACTGAGTCTCCTGGACGGACGGGAAAAGATGGAAAGTCCAGAGTGACGGCAGTGATATCAGGTTCTGGTCCtagaaaatcaaaacaacatacagtataataaatctgttttactcaattcagttacattaaagGAGGGGGGGGTTAAGTTACAActatctatatactgtataaacaagAGTCGTGTGACTATATGCATCATGCAAGCATACACCAACTTATTATATACGAGTGAGAACAATGAAAACCTAAAAACATGTAATTGCTGTTAAAAATTATGCATAATTCTATAAAACTGACTTGGCATCTGGAGTTTCTGTTGTTGTATTTACCTTTGATTCTCAgaaaaaatccttttaaaaatgtcatattgcTTTGTCTGACTTTTATACAGTAGTAGACTGCTGTATCGCTTATCTGTGTGTTGGTTATGTGCAGAACAAATGTGCCAGGCTCTTGTTTTGCTGTAATACGACGAGtctcaaaaacattgaaatcatACGCTATTGTTCCTCCTAAAAATTCAGGAAAGGTTCCAGAAACAATTCTGATCCAAAATAAGGTTGTTGAATGCCAATTCTTTTGGCGGGTACATGTTAGAGTCACATTTTGTCCAACCCCAACAGTCTTCGTCTCAAAAGTATGATCGTCAGTGCagcctaaaaaataaataaatcagaagaATGATTAACGGAAATACATGTATATGCCCGCTCAGATCcatcacaaatgtattttaaataattgaatgcATAAACTTAATACTTACCTCCAATTTTGAGCAAGAGCAGCATATAACATATGATAAGCATTTTCTATTCTTTCCACATGAGACTGCACCTTATTTGGATCATATCAAAAGATGATTTAGCTTATTGTAATTATATCAAATGGGAGGGAACTTTTTCagagcaatctgattggttgtgTTGGCATTTAACTGTACTACCACAGTGGAACGATCTCCGCCCAAACTTTCCAACTCAAACACATGAAACAACACCTCACATGTAAGATGACATCTTCTGTCATCTCACGTTTGTTCTCAGGATggacatttacagtaaacaacACATTTGCCTAATGTCCTAATGTCATTTGATCTTGAAGTGAACTCTTTTCTCACTCGACAGAACAGAATTGGATTTCTATCTGCAGATTGTTCCATATTATGAAACAATCTCCAGACAGAATACTCATGCggattcagaaaaaaaacagaattgtttGATTTCACAGTAAATGTTCAAtataaatggtttaaaaatgattaatttctACAATATCTGTGCTCAACAGCTACAATAGGAATAAAACTTTAGTATCtaagtttttttatattaatgaacgtctgttacattcaagccattgccaaatgagctGATACAAAGCTATTAAAGACTAACGGCTCCACACAAGACTCTAGgtatttctctgtatttctatgTTTAGGTAGTGGTGTCGTCTGGTGACTTTTGCATGAAGAAAATCGAGCGAAGATAATTACCGCTTCTGAAAAGTCTATATTTTTTAATCCTCAGTGTCCTCCATGGTCACAaacaactgtgtggaggaggggcgTGGGTGGATGTGCAGGATCACGGAATGATCGTATGGCTGGCAGTTTTGTTGTCGTTACTTGAAACTACAGTTCATATTATAGCTTTAACGTATGGTTGATGGAAGATAACTAAAACACTTGGTTGAGGTTGGAGAATATTCTGgctatatttacaaaaatggcATTGACAGCGTGCAAGCTTCATCTGTTTTCACCATGCTACATTAATGACACACTAATACAGATTAATTCTTATTCGTCTAATAATTGCCTCCTCGCTACTAGTCTTAGGGCTCAAGATGTCCCCCACACTGGACTGGGGCGCTTGGATAATTGGGGAGGGGTGGAAGGCTTGGATGGGGGAAATTGTGGTTTCAGTAATCTCTGtgatctgtttctgttttgaagtatttgttgtattatcccattaatatgaaaaatgatttcctttttgtttactCTTGAGAAAGTATAGCATCAAGCCCTACAACTAAAAGATGATGGTCCTGAACTGTTTTATTTGTCCTCTTACAATGAGGACGGTTACAACTCTGACTCAGCTTCCGAATTTGAGTAGTTCCAGATTcataaaatccatttttattccccttttccttcttttagaCTAGATGTAGTGGTAGCTTCAAGTAAGAGGTTTAAATTCATCACAAAATACGTTTTTTGGGGGGGACATGCAGATATGCAATGTATTTTCAATTGTGTTTTGATTAGTATGTACTCCAAAGGGGGGAATGtaatgggaaattacatttaaccaatgattttcatattaattattcataataagatCTCTAATGCCTCTCAGAGTATATGACTTCTGTATCTGTCATATGTGATTTTTCCCCTTGATGGGAGACAACTGGATTTGTTGTGACTCCACACCATTTCCTTGAAGAATAGATGACGTGGAGCTTGACAGAAACAGTTGCCTAGAGCTGTGTTTATCATAGCAGGTCTCAGGTCAAGACCATAGCCTATCCAAGAGACAAGATGTCCTTTTTCAGCTAAGGTAGAATGACCGGTCAATAAAACTTGGACACACGAGGGGCAGTTTCAGAAATACGTTATAGAACAAACTGTCC carries:
- the LOC117951919 gene encoding uncharacterized protein LOC117951919, with amino-acid sequence MLIICYMLLLLKIGGCTDDHTFETKTVGVGQNVTLTCTRQKNWHSTTLFWIRIVSGTFPEFLGGTIAYDFNVFETRRITAKQEPGTFVLHITNTQISDTAVYYCIKVRQSNMTFLKGFFLRIKGPEPDITAVTLDFPSFPVRPGDSVALQCSVLSNSENKTCPGNHSVFWFRAGSDTSHPSLVYAQGNNSDGCEKSPEALSPQKCIYSFSKNISASDTGTYYCAVATCGEILFGNGVKLDSEVVGTCDSQNNTVIFLLCVALAVALVVIAFLVYAIRNKSCDCCNAAMTLQNAATASHNQQSEQSHGDSLVYCTPNFTRRKATNAGRKNATAKDETIYSDVRAFCNN